The DNA region GCACATTGCTTGCTGCTTGCTTATAATTGCCTTTTTTTATGTTGGTAAGGTAAATATCCTTTTCTTCTGGATATTCTTTTTTTATAATATCTATAAGCTTTTGTTTAAAGTCTTTGTCTCCGCCAGAAAGACTATCTATGTAAGATAAGTTAGGTTGTTCCATTTAAATCTTTTTTTAAAGTGAAATAGAAGGTTGTACCAACACCTAAAGTAGATTCTAACCAAATTTTCCCTTCATATAAATCTATTATTTTTTTTACTATGGATAAGCCTATTCCTGAGGAATCTGGATTGTTTTCTAACTTTTCGAAGGTTTTAAAAATTTTATCAAAATAAGCCTGATCTATACCTTTACCATTATCTTTTACATAAAATTGCCAATACTGCTGTTTGTCTTCTGCGCCTATTTCTAATTTTGGAGTAGCCTTATCATTATACTTTATGGCGTTGCTTATTAGATTTTGAAATAATTGTTGCAATCTATATTTATCACCATTAATTACAGGTAAATTGTGTTTTATAACGGTTACTTGTTTTGGTGCTTGTATAATTTGCAACACATCGTCTACTATTAGATTTGTATCTACATCGTAAATTTGTTCTTGATTTTTACCAATGGTAGAATATTCTAAAATACCATTAATTAAGGTATCCATTTTTTCTACATTTTCTCTTATTAAATCAAGTTGTTTATTACCGTTTACATCAATACTATTTTTAAAATCTTCTTTTAGCCAAGCGGTTAATGTATCTATTGCTCTTAAAGGAGATTTTAAATCATGAGATACCATGTGCGCATAATCGCTTAACTCTTGATTTTGATAGGCTAATTCTGACAGCAACTCTTCTCTTTGCTTGTTAATCCTAACAATTTCTGTGGTTTGATTATCTATAAATTCTATTAATTTTAAACCGTCAAAATCCACTTGTTCTACCTTAAGTTTGTCTTGTAAATTATACGATTTTAAAGAGTCTAATACGCGTTTTAATTTATCTATTACTGCTTGCTGTGCAATTGCTTCTTCGCGTAATTGTTTGTTAGCCTCAAAAAGCTCGTCAGAACTTATAGTCATAGCACGTTGTTGCATTGCAAATTGATCTTCAAAGTTTAAATAAGAACTATTTATAGCTTCTAAAAACTTTTTTAAATCTTGACTATTAGCTAAGTCATCTGATAAATATTTGCGTACTTGACGTTTTAATAAAGAGTTCATTATTCGCTTATTAAAGTAATTGTCATGGTTTGATTGTGTAATTGGCAATTGGTTTCTTTATAAAATGGCGCTATTTCGCCATAAGAATAAAAGCCTGTTATTACTGTATCTTTTCCAACAACATTTACTACTTCTTCAATTTCTTCTTCTACACGTTGATCTAAAACCAACTTTCTGCCTATACAACTAACCAAAATTGCTAATTGTTGTTTGTTTTGTCTTTGTTCTAATGCTTGTTTAGCAGCCATTTCTGATGCATTTGCAATATTATCTACATTGGTCATCATTAATTGGACTCTAGAATTTTCTGGTATATCTCCTGCTAAAATCATTGCATTTTCTTCCTCGTTTATATTTAAAATTGTTCTAACAAAAGATTGTTTTTCGTTTTCTATTTTAACGTTTAAAGGATATAATAATGCTGCGCCTGGTAAATCTTTTGATTTTTCGCCTAAATATTTTTTGTATAAATCTAATGCTGGTTTTCCGTCTAATTCGTATAAAATATTAGAGGTAGATTTTGTGACAATACGTTCTGGTCCAAATGGTGTCCAACCGCCATAAATAGAGCAAGACGCTTCAAAAGTATCACCATAAAATCCTATTGCAATAATTTCTCCTGGTTTTGGATTTTCGTTATAAGAGGCTAAAGTTTTTTCAAATCGTGCAGCATCGCCACATAATCCGCCAGAAATTAATATGTCTTTTTGGATTGTGGCGTTTAGCCCTTTTGTTAAATCGCTACCATTTATAAAACTACCTTCAGATAATATAAATACATATTTTAATCTATCGGGATTAAACTGATTGATTAAATGTTCTCCTGTTTTAAAACTATCGTAACCCGAATCTAATAAGTTACAGGTTTTAATATTAAAAGTGGTATTTTCAAATTGTATTGCCGTTATAGTAATGGATTGATCGTCTACTTCTTTTGCTGTTATATCACCGCTTGTAGATCCAAACACCAAATGTCCATCAGGAAACATAGCTCTTATTTGGGAATAGATTGTTTGATTTTCTAACATATATCTATTACCAAATACTAAAACTAGAGGATTTACTAAAGTTATTTTAGGTGATAAGTATTGCCAATCTTGATGTATTTTTTTTTTAAGCTGAACAGTTTTCATCTTTATTTTTTTAAGGTGAAATAAAATGTTGTACCTATCTTAGGTTCACTTTCTAGCCAAATTTCGCCTTCATGTAAGTTGACTATTTTTTTAACAATAGATAAGCCAATACCTGTAGAATCTTTACTTTTATTTAAGGCATGAAATATTTTAAAAATCTTTTCATGAAACTTCTTTTCTATTCCTATACCATTATCTTTAATAGAAAATTGATAAAATGCACCTTTTTCTTGTACATCTATTTCTATTAAACCTTTTGGTTTATCTATAAACTTAATGGCATTGCTTAATAAATTTTGAAACAATTGCTGAAGCTTTGTCGCATCACCATTTACAGTAGGTAAGTCTTGTTTTACTTCTATCGTAATATGCTCCGGAATGTAAAGCATACCTAAAATATGCTTTACCATTTTGCATAAGTCGACTTGTTTTTTTTGAGAAATTTCTGATCCTACACTAGAGTAATTTAATACATCTGATATTAATTGCTCCATTTTCTCTAATGTGCCTTCTATTAAATCTATATTGTTAAGACTGGTTTGATCTAGTTTACCTTTATTATCTTCTTTTAGCCAACTAATTAATGCATGAATACTTCTTAAAGGCGATTTTAAGTCGTGCGATACAACATGAGCGTATTCTTGCAACTCGTCGTTACTTTTTTCTAATCGTTGTAACAGTTTTTCTTTTTGAAGCTCTAATGTTTTTAAATCGGTTATATCTAAAACCACATCAAGACTTCCTGTTTTGTTATTTTCTGAATCTAAATTTGAAGATCCACTTACAAACCAAAATCTTTTTTCACCATTTTTTCGTTTTACTTCAAGCTCAAAAGTAGTAGTTTCTGTATTATTTCTTTTATCTATAATCTGTTTTACTTTGTGATCGTTAGAATTTACAGGAAAAATATCTCGACCTCTTTTACCAAGAATTTCTTCTTCATTATAACCAGTCATTTTTAGAAGACTTTGATTTACCATAGTAATTCTACCGTCTAAATCAGACTCGATTAATCCTAAATCCATATTAGCGATTATGCTGTAGTATTTTTGTTTTTGCGCTTCTAATGTTTTACTGTATGTTCTTTTTAAAGTTACATCTCTATACGACCATAAATGTCCGCGATACTTATTGTTTTCTATAATTGGGATAAAATCTCTTTCTAAAATTTTACCGTCGCACATAATAAGCTCGTCTGCTAGTACAGTATCTTTTGATTTTAAAACATCGTTTATTCTTTGCACAAATTGCTCTGGATTTTTAAACAATCCTTTACTTTGTTGTGCTGCATTAGAACAATCTTGACCTATTAATTCTTCAGGCTTTAAAGGAATTTTAAATAACTCGCAAAACTTAGTATTTGTAAGTACAATAGATCTGTTTTCGTCTTCCAATAAAACACCACTATCTAGATTTTGAATTAGGGTAAACAGTCTGTTTTCAGATTCTATTAGCTTTTGTTTGGCGTGATATTCTTTAGATACATCTTCGATTGTAGCAACTTGATAATCTATATCTCCAGATGCATTTCTTACCGCAATAACATTTGTTTTAGCCCAAAGTATGCTTCCGTCTTTTTTTATATAGCGCTTTTCTAAATTAAAACGATCTATGTCTCCATTAAATAACTGCTCTCTATAGTTTCTAGATACTTCTTCATCTTCTGGATGAGTAATATCTTGTACTTGCATTTTATTAAACTCTTCTCTAGTATAACCTAACATATTGGATAAAGATTGATTTATAAGTAATAATCCTTTATCTTCTGTTCTGGATAACGAAATCCCAATTGGAGAGTTATTAATAATAATACTTAATTGGTTTTTTTGGTCTTCAAATTGTTTTTTTAGTCGTTTATCTTCTGTAATATCTCTAACAATACCTTGAGCTGCAATAGGTTTTTTTTGCTTATCGTAAATTATACTGGCATTAATGTGTACCCATTTAACTGCTTTAGATTTTGTGTATGCTCTAGCTTCATAATCTTTAAAAAAACCATTTGTATATAATTGAAAAAAAGAAGACATGGCATACTCATAATCTTCTTTATAGATTAAATCTACAACATTAACTTGCTCTTCTTCTATGTTATAACCAAATAGTTTTGTTGCAGCTTCATTAAATTTTAAGACATTACCTTGTAAATCCATTACAACGTAAGCGTCTATAATATTCTCGAAAACACCTTGTAGCTGATTAGATTTTTCGTCTAAAAGGTTTTGAAGTTGTTGTGAAGTGGTATAAAGTTCTCTTGATTTTTCTTCAAGGATTTTTTCAGCAGCTTTTCTTGCAGCTTTTTCTCTTTCTAAAGCGCGTTGTAGTAGTTTAAGCTGTTGATTATCTTGACTCATCAATTTTTATTAATAATAAACTTTACTTCTGTACCATCGTCTTTTATTTTTTCTAGAACAATGGTTGCTGTTTGATTAAAATGCTCGAAGGTTTTATTCATTAATCCTAATCCAAAATGATGCATAGCTCTACTTGATTTGTAGATCATTGTTAACGATTTGTCTGTTTTTTCTACAACTTCAAATTTAGGCAGCTCTGCATCGGGATAAATTTTCTTTACCTCGACATGTATGTGATTTTCTATAGAAGATAGCATTTCTATTGCATCTTTATAGGTTGCTAATAATCCTGGATAACTGTCTTCTATAACACCAAAAAAATGCTCGGCATAAACCAGCAATAAATTATCTATAGATATTCCTGTATTATCACTTAAATTTTGCAATAATTGCAGCATTTCAGAAAAACTGTAAGTACCTACAGCGGTATAAACTCCGTTAGATTCTAAGTTAGAATTAGCAATGATACTATCTACCATTTCTAATCCAAATTTATCTTCTACTAACTCTAAAAACTCTGTAAATACAATACCTTTCATTTTACACTACAATTAACTCGTTTACACTCCAATAGGCTAGTAATTTTTCTATTTTACTAACATAATCTTCGTATTTTAATGGTTTTATTACGTAACCTGCTACGCCTATTTTGTAACATTCTAACAAATCCTTTTGATTGTTAGATGTAGTTAAAATAATTGTAGGTATGTATTTTAAAAGATCGTCGTTTTTTAAAATGCTTAAAAACTCTATACCATTAATTTTTGGCATATTTAAATCTAATAAAATTATATCAGGTAAGTTGTCTTTTTTTTCTAAAATTTTTAATGCGTCTTCCCCGTTATTAGCCTCTATAATATTATGATCTAAGTTTAATGTAGAAATTGTTCTGTTCAATTTCATAATCTCTATCATGTCATCTTCTATAAGAAGCACGTTAAGTTTTTGTTGCATCACGAGGGTTTTTGTTATCAGACTGAAAATTAATTTAATGTTAGACAGACGTAGTGCTAATTTCGTTTAGACAATATTAAGTGTAGACGAGTAGCGTTTAAGTGTCGACGAATGGTTTTATGTGTTTATAAGTTAACTCTTACAATAACGAATAGAGTTAATGGTGTTTTGTTGTACCGAAAATTTTAATGCTTTTAACTCTAAAAGAAACTCTAAAGCATAATCTTTTTCTTTTCTTTTGTCTAAATGCTGTTCTAAACAATTTATAAATTCTAATTGCTTTAAATTGAAATGTAAGGTATTACAAATCTCTGTTTTGCACTGCTGTACAACATTATCCTTGGCTACAACTGGTGTTTTGCCATAATCTGGATGATGAAAGAATACTTTAAAAAATTGTT from Mesoflavibacter profundi includes:
- a CDS encoding heme NO-binding domain-containing protein — its product is MKGIVFTEFLELVEDKFGLEMVDSIIANSNLESNGVYTAVGTYSFSEMLQLLQNLSDNTGISIDNLLLVYAEHFFGVIEDSYPGLLATYKDAIEMLSSIENHIHVEVKKIYPDAELPKFEVVEKTDKSLTMIYKSSRAMHHFGLGLMNKTFEHFNQTATIVLEKIKDDGTEVKFIINKN
- a CDS encoding FIST signal transduction protein, whose translation is MKTVQLKKKIHQDWQYLSPKITLVNPLVLVFGNRYMLENQTIYSQIRAMFPDGHLVFGSTSGDITAKEVDDQSITITAIQFENTTFNIKTCNLLDSGYDSFKTGEHLINQFNPDRLKYVFILSEGSFINGSDLTKGLNATIQKDILISGGLCGDAARFEKTLASYNENPKPGEIIAIGFYGDTFEASCSIYGGWTPFGPERIVTKSTSNILYELDGKPALDLYKKYLGEKSKDLPGAALLYPLNVKIENEKQSFVRTILNINEEENAMILAGDIPENSRVQLMMTNVDNIANASEMAAKQALEQRQNKQQLAILVSCIGRKLVLDQRVEEEIEEVVNVVGKDTVITGFYSYGEIAPFYKETNCQLHNQTMTITLISE
- a CDS encoding response regulator, which produces MQQKLNVLLIEDDMIEIMKLNRTISTLNLDHNIIEANNGEDALKILEKKDNLPDIILLDLNMPKINGIEFLSILKNDDLLKYIPTIILTTSNNQKDLLECYKIGVAGYVIKPLKYEDYVSKIEKLLAYWSVNELIVV
- a CDS encoding Hpt domain-containing protein; the encoded protein is MEQPNLSYIDSLSGGDKDFKQKLIDIIKKEYPEEKDIYLTNIKKGNYKQAASNVHKLKHKISILGLEKSYDIAANYEANLLEDNTDLKQEFEALLNVITNYLQQL
- a CDS encoding PAS domain S-box protein; its protein translation is MSQDNQQLKLLQRALEREKAARKAAEKILEEKSRELYTTSQQLQNLLDEKSNQLQGVFENIIDAYVVMDLQGNVLKFNEAATKLFGYNIEEEQVNVVDLIYKEDYEYAMSSFFQLYTNGFFKDYEARAYTKSKAVKWVHINASIIYDKQKKPIAAQGIVRDITEDKRLKKQFEDQKNQLSIIINNSPIGISLSRTEDKGLLLINQSLSNMLGYTREEFNKMQVQDITHPEDEEVSRNYREQLFNGDIDRFNLEKRYIKKDGSILWAKTNVIAVRNASGDIDYQVATIEDVSKEYHAKQKLIESENRLFTLIQNLDSGVLLEDENRSIVLTNTKFCELFKIPLKPEELIGQDCSNAAQQSKGLFKNPEQFVQRINDVLKSKDTVLADELIMCDGKILERDFIPIIENNKYRGHLWSYRDVTLKRTYSKTLEAQKQKYYSIIANMDLGLIESDLDGRITMVNQSLLKMTGYNEEEILGKRGRDIFPVNSNDHKVKQIIDKRNNTETTTFELEVKRKNGEKRFWFVSGSSNLDSENNKTGSLDVVLDITDLKTLELQKEKLLQRLEKSNDELQEYAHVVSHDLKSPLRSIHALISWLKEDNKGKLDQTSLNNIDLIEGTLEKMEQLISDVLNYSSVGSEISQKKQVDLCKMVKHILGMLYIPEHITIEVKQDLPTVNGDATKLQQLFQNLLSNAIKFIDKPKGLIEIDVQEKGAFYQFSIKDNGIGIEKKFHEKIFKIFHALNKSKDSTGIGLSIVKKIVNLHEGEIWLESEPKIGTTFYFTLKK
- a CDS encoding sensor histidine kinase; this encodes MNSLLKRQVRKYLSDDLANSQDLKKFLEAINSSYLNFEDQFAMQQRAMTISSDELFEANKQLREEAIAQQAVIDKLKRVLDSLKSYNLQDKLKVEQVDFDGLKLIEFIDNQTTEIVRINKQREELLSELAYQNQELSDYAHMVSHDLKSPLRAIDTLTAWLKEDFKNSIDVNGNKQLDLIRENVEKMDTLINGILEYSTIGKNQEQIYDVDTNLIVDDVLQIIQAPKQVTVIKHNLPVINGDKYRLQQLFQNLISNAIKYNDKATPKLEIGAEDKQQYWQFYVKDNGKGIDQAYFDKIFKTFEKLENNPDSSGIGLSIVKKIIDLYEGKIWLESTLGVGTTFYFTLKKDLNGTT